The proteins below are encoded in one region of Thermoplasmata archaeon:
- a CDS encoding tetratricopeptide repeat protein, whose protein sequence is MPKVNEEVPERTEELLRDSIALHEKLVSLNPRSRARRRNLAAACQELGEFLTSAQRFVEAENMLRRALALYEELMRRCRITSYQPYKYPSTNPSIHPPPNL, encoded by the coding sequence GTGCCGAAGGTGAACGAGGAAGTACCCGAGCGTACCGAAGAGCTTTTACGGGATTCAATAGCCCTTCACGAGAAGCTCGTCTCGCTCAACCCGCGCTCGCGGGCCCGGAGGAGGAATCTGGCTGCCGCATGCCAGGAGCTCGGAGAGTTCCTGACATCCGCGCAAAGGTTTGTCGAGGCCGAGAACATGCTCCGGCGCGCCCTTGCCCTTTACGAGGAGCTCATGAGGCGGTGCAGAATAACCAGTTATCAGCCCTATAAATACCCCTCCACAAATCCATCTATTCATCCCCCTCCGAACCTCTGA
- the radB gene encoding DNA repair and recombination protein RadB, with translation MKHERIPLACAPLDELLGGGVECGTITLLYGEGGSGKTNFCLQLSREVAKRGLKVIYIDTEGVSVERFAQICGQEFDRLAPSILFFEPSTLDEQRDAIEKSQKIIEGEAQVGLIVLDSATIYYRVLFGTEAEDEGRTSLIAQITKLLVLARKKQLPVVITTQVYTDSARSSFEPIGGHAFLHTAKAILKLERCEGPRRKATLMKHRSLREGKSAIFTIGPEGLE, from the coding sequence GTGAAGCACGAGCGAATTCCCCTCGCCTGCGCACCCCTTGACGAGCTTCTGGGCGGGGGTGTCGAGTGCGGCACCATCACTCTGCTCTACGGAGAGGGCGGGAGCGGCAAGACCAATTTCTGCCTTCAGCTTTCTCGCGAGGTGGCAAAGCGTGGCCTCAAAGTGATTTATATAGACACAGAGGGCGTCTCTGTAGAGCGCTTTGCTCAGATATGCGGCCAGGAATTCGACAGGCTCGCACCGAGCATCCTGTTTTTCGAGCCCTCCACACTCGACGAACAGAGGGACGCCATAGAGAAGAGCCAGAAAATCATAGAGGGCGAGGCGCAGGTCGGGCTTATCGTGCTCGACTCCGCAACGATTTACTATCGAGTCCTGTTCGGCACGGAGGCCGAGGACGAGGGCCGGACCTCGCTCATCGCCCAGATAACGAAGCTCCTCGTCCTTGCCAGAAAAAAGCAGCTCCCTGTGGTCATCACCACGCAGGTCTACACTGATTCCGCCCGGAGCAGCTTCGAGCCGATAGGCGGCCACGCCTTCCTCCACACCGCCAAGGCGATATTGAAGCTCGAGAGGTGCGAGGGCCCCCGAAGAAAGGCCACATTGATGAAGCACCGCTCTCTCAGGGAGGGGAAGAGCGCCATTTTTACCATAGGCCCGGAGGGTCTAGAGTAG
- a CDS encoding Ig-like domain-containing protein translates to MIIRDRDSRLARVKELLLAYCLVSLCGLPLVSLDVEAGTPSATYTMTFQSGGNLGITPEGNWVSDPIIVAPSVTISRLEVTIGLTHANPAELQIWLASPGGVWQQIPWAPWGGPRQTFTLNNFAGLNSAGNWALWLLDGVANGVTGKEDYCWVTIFYTLDSDIVTPAIGATISGNYVVSVRAQGAASVRIYVDDQWVSNAAYNAGTSRWDYTLATTAFPDGAHTITAVARDWQGNEIADGHPVTFDNWNIYVLFGNPPNGAMISGTYTVTCSVPNYAVRGELFVEGDLVGVDTTISGGQYAISLDTLAFPDGGYSLRWIVYDPDGKSATALRHVAIDNYQISCSISYPASGSTVSGTITVNATVPSYARKGELYLDGTFIALSTSVSGGMFSFKLDTRGYPDGPHSLSVIAYDPDGDSAVGVSTVSFDNYAIFATIVSPGTGSPLSGSRTVWVNTADYAVRGELLVDGGLYATTTSLANVGALWYQTYILNTSDFHDGSHTVTAVSYDPYGERASHTLKYGFDNYDIYVTITHPGAGAVLSGNVTVNASVPSYTQKGELYVDDELSAVDTSVSSGQLQFTLSTSDYSDGMHRLRVVVYDPDGGIAVGIRSVTFDNYQISVTITSPVDGGIVSGTATVTASVPSYAKSGELYVDGQLVATAGGLSGGALSFSLNTKALSDGKHFLSVVALDPDGERGAHTISVIVDNYNIFCTLSSPTTGSVISGNVTCWVNAPDYATRCELYVDGQHIATCTTLTFVSGGRGWYQILLATKGFPDGTHLVSARAYDPDGNYAVDVRSPVFDNYNIYASIASPSEGARVSGNVTVAVSVPSYATKCELFVDGVLTATCATQALGQFRVSFSSLFFPDGKHVLTAVVYDPDGASATASRGVLVDNYDISVTINNPLNGFTISRTYLVNATVPAYAVKGELYVDGSIYAIDIDLDALSRYQFSLDTTSYPDGKHRLTVVAYDPDGNFGAATVSGEFDNWNVYANFAPLSTPLSGNATVSVYVPPYARSGELRVDGILVSTDTTISSNRFDFSFDTRAFHDGTHILSATVYDPDGNYATASQSAAVDNYQIYVNILYPAGGGVLGGTEIVRASVPAYAVRGELYIDGGLHSTTTSRVSGEFRFVVDTKTLRDGPHAFTVVATDPDGGTASQTLTVNVDNYQISVSLLISPGGALLMGNQTLMAYAPSYATHGDFYIDGALVSVDYTLTQSGSLYYFSHIVDTATLKDGPHSLVVIAYDPEGNGASVQTTITIDNWRISVNITSPSTGSMKSGMVTVSATVPPYAKRGELYVDGLFYGQTGTISGGAYLFQLDTRSLIDGWHSVAVRAYDPDGESAYHSVSVLFDNTPPSLANASVIYPAGLGAVKKGGVVSLTVEAADKASGLAWVWCNLTNLGSVSVQMHDDGLHNDTRSMDGIFGSGGITVNATMGYHHAFITATDMAGNSATVTAKVAVDTHDPLITNSYCVYPAGQSAAKFGDSVRIVSRVVDTKMTVDVVLVIDTSGSMSGTPISDAKTAAKTFIGNLGEYDRAAIYSFNNPAGPGGNKPKLEVAFTSDKATLNSTIDALSADDWTPLYDTIYEAIQYAKTSPNMPVVIILTDGNDELAGGGHSTHTLQDCKNASIPVYTIGLDPQSPPYQKLNETVLKEIAYSSDGGAYYHAPSSSQLKQIYEDLAMVVEKMEVGGISEVWCDASPIGGPSYMGMFDDGAHGDRAPSDGYYGSAWITVGSAATAVFNLTVTAQDIAGNRDNDVAYVLLDNTPPVLSNIDVRYGPGKWWAGDGESISILATVNDPGSVGGVGSVEVDTSAIGGPSSVEMLDDGSGNDQTPGDGRYTSKGVLVATGRATGIYTFRVTARDNASNRASQSGNVYIDNGRPLVITIIQPQPGQFVEGLLTVRARATNAAAVQTIELEIGPGSMRLNTHYNGLSGCFEASLDTSSIPDGSYSLSVSGQDIAGHPIDPPVPLTFNVDNHPPSLRIASPRSGDFVSGVVIINTSGTSDTFLSAVEYSVDGRDWVSTGVPWQTLEEEEGPHLIVVRAMDRAGHTVQQTLKVTVDNNNPVCRIVYPGERAVVSGKIVVAVKASDGVGIQRVLVSGAASGEADWNSQSGYFEFELDTRELTDGGYTLGAYAEDFSGRTAQAAPVMFYVDNHEPSLVVENPLDHGHVSGVVTVSAASYDGPFTSDLKVSYRVDEGGWVRMVHGELWSADWDTGLICDGPHTLTIRSEDISGRVVQVTLLVTVDNHDPECQLISPLDGEYIERRYVFQALAGDDVGLVSVTLNLTGIGDFQMSYNGLTGFFERSLITTKLPDGLYSASVIAVDRSGRETRAGPVEFGVDNNAPSLVLLRPREGEPITDMVTIEYALTEGRGEGEEVRVVYRIDTGPWTPADQSTSVSGLPDGPHTVTVKAEDAAGHLTEVSVTIFIDREGPRLHIIAPRSSLQTKGDVPVRLRVEDAVGVRSVRLLLDNSTSEELFLNAATGFYETELSLAGLPDGPHNLTVVVEDLASHTAEANTTVRLDTTGPEIALSSPSVRDRLTGKIEFRAMVSDSAGVSRVCIRLKSGDWREMRLDTDGRYTFTWDTGLNDDGSHTVEIMAVDALGNERIVPYGLSIQNRSPNFIADNFDWLLLLVLILGFAAVTIAALRRPGRALLYPAYPAGPAPSGAPPPAPGAERPQPAPATAPPPQPSIPSVPPPEQMPVPVPSRPVSKHGEAEVEELEILEMAEPPAPPLGPRVPPAPSKAPRKLLSFLRQAKPELVSPPPQGPGEAGFVEVEEEGGVETLEMKEAWMTGESFPPAKEVPTQLPRATGGGAGWEEDFVEVPEEPELRRPENAPSEPRPAIPGGAALQVAPQTQPRPPVVAPPSKGITPLDSLLFSQLKVTRTEEERVRRGPPPGWYHPRPAEIPPPSPPSPPPAPKSDGVAVAPPEALKPVPPEARMSHRERQKMEAMMEDLLAKARKRR, encoded by the coding sequence ATGATAATCAGGGACAGAGATTCGCGCCTTGCCAGGGTCAAGGAACTGCTTCTCGCCTACTGCCTTGTCTCGCTCTGCGGCCTCCCGCTCGTATCGCTGGATGTCGAGGCTGGGACTCCATCTGCAACCTACACAATGACTTTTCAGTCGGGCGGGAACCTAGGAATAACCCCGGAGGGGAATTGGGTGTCGGACCCCATAATCGTGGCCCCCTCCGTCACCATAAGCAGGCTAGAGGTGACCATTGGTCTAACCCATGCAAACCCGGCCGAGCTGCAGATCTGGCTTGCGTCACCGGGTGGCGTGTGGCAGCAGATACCCTGGGCGCCGTGGGGAGGGCCCCGGCAGACATTCACCCTGAACAATTTCGCCGGCCTGAACTCCGCGGGCAACTGGGCCCTCTGGCTCCTCGACGGCGTCGCTAACGGAGTGACCGGAAAAGAGGACTATTGCTGGGTCACGATTTTCTATACCCTCGACTCTGACATAGTTACGCCCGCGATTGGAGCAACGATATCCGGCAATTATGTGGTGAGCGTACGGGCGCAGGGCGCGGCGAGCGTCAGAATCTACGTCGACGACCAATGGGTCTCGAACGCAGCCTACAACGCGGGAACCAGCAGGTGGGACTACACCCTCGCTACAACCGCCTTCCCGGACGGCGCCCACACCATAACAGCCGTGGCGCGGGACTGGCAGGGAAACGAAATCGCCGATGGTCACCCAGTCACCTTCGACAACTGGAACATTTACGTTCTCTTCGGCAACCCGCCCAACGGGGCCATGATTTCAGGTACGTATACCGTCACATGCTCCGTGCCTAATTACGCGGTCAGGGGGGAGCTGTTTGTGGAGGGCGACCTGGTAGGGGTGGATACAACGATTTCAGGAGGGCAGTACGCGATATCCCTCGACACTCTCGCCTTCCCGGACGGTGGCTACAGCCTCCGGTGGATTGTCTACGACCCGGACGGTAAGAGCGCCACGGCCCTAAGGCATGTCGCAATTGACAACTACCAGATATCCTGCTCGATATCCTACCCCGCCTCCGGTTCGACCGTATCAGGCACAATTACCGTGAACGCCACCGTTCCATCATATGCCCGGAAGGGAGAGCTATATCTGGATGGTACATTCATCGCGCTTTCCACGAGTGTGTCCGGTGGCATGTTCTCATTCAAGCTCGACACCCGGGGCTACCCAGACGGACCCCATTCCCTTAGCGTAATCGCGTACGACCCTGACGGGGACAGCGCCGTTGGAGTCTCGACTGTTTCATTTGATAACTACGCAATATTCGCGACCATTGTCTCCCCTGGCACGGGCTCCCCCCTCTCCGGGAGCAGGACGGTCTGGGTCAACACGGCGGACTATGCTGTGCGCGGGGAGCTACTCGTTGACGGAGGTCTCTATGCAACCACCACCTCCCTAGCCAACGTTGGCGCTTTGTGGTACCAGACCTATATCCTCAACACCTCGGACTTTCACGATGGCTCCCACACGGTGACTGCCGTCTCATATGACCCGTACGGCGAGAGAGCCTCCCACACCCTGAAGTATGGGTTCGACAACTACGACATTTACGTGACTATCACTCATCCAGGCGCGGGTGCGGTTCTGTCGGGCAATGTCACAGTCAACGCCTCCGTACCTTCATACACACAAAAGGGCGAGCTTTATGTGGATGACGAGCTCTCGGCCGTGGACACCTCGGTCAGCTCCGGCCAGCTCCAGTTCACACTCTCCACGAGCGACTATAGCGACGGGATGCACAGGCTCAGGGTCGTGGTTTACGACCCCGACGGTGGCATCGCGGTCGGAATTCGCTCCGTCACATTCGACAACTACCAAATATCCGTGACCATCACTAGCCCCGTGGATGGCGGAATCGTCTCGGGGACCGCAACGGTCACAGCCAGCGTTCCCAGCTACGCAAAGAGCGGAGAGCTATACGTTGACGGGCAGCTCGTCGCGACGGCTGGTGGACTCTCGGGGGGCGCGCTGAGCTTCAGCCTAAACACGAAGGCTCTCTCCGATGGCAAGCACTTCCTCAGCGTGGTCGCCCTCGACCCGGACGGGGAGAGGGGAGCCCATACGATATCCGTGATTGTGGACAACTACAATATCTTTTGCACCCTCTCCTCCCCCACCACAGGTTCGGTGATTTCGGGGAATGTAACGTGTTGGGTCAATGCTCCGGACTACGCCACGAGATGCGAGCTGTACGTTGACGGCCAGCACATCGCGACCTGCACCACGCTCACATTCGTCAGTGGCGGAAGGGGCTGGTACCAGATTCTTCTAGCCACAAAGGGCTTTCCTGACGGGACACACCTGGTGAGCGCGCGGGCTTATGACCCCGACGGCAACTATGCGGTGGATGTCAGGAGCCCCGTTTTCGACAACTACAACATCTATGCCTCAATAGCCTCGCCATCCGAAGGGGCAAGAGTGTCAGGGAACGTCACCGTGGCCGTATCGGTGCCTTCATACGCGACGAAATGCGAGCTCTTTGTCGATGGTGTTCTCACAGCTACCTGCGCGACCCAAGCATTGGGCCAGTTCAGGGTCTCCTTCAGCTCTCTCTTCTTCCCCGACGGAAAGCACGTCCTGACAGCTGTTGTCTATGACCCAGACGGAGCCAGTGCGACGGCCTCGAGGGGTGTCTTGGTGGACAATTATGACATCAGCGTGACCATCAATAATCCCTTGAACGGCTTCACAATATCCAGAACCTATCTGGTCAATGCCACCGTCCCGGCCTATGCTGTTAAAGGTGAGTTATACGTCGATGGCTCCATCTATGCCATAGACATCGATCTCGACGCGCTAAGCAGATACCAGTTCTCTCTGGACACAACAAGTTATCCGGACGGCAAACATAGACTAACGGTGGTGGCCTATGACCCTGACGGAAACTTCGGCGCGGCCACTGTCAGCGGCGAGTTCGACAACTGGAACGTATATGCGAATTTCGCTCCTCTATCAACCCCACTCTCTGGCAACGCCACAGTATCCGTATATGTCCCGCCCTACGCCCGAAGTGGGGAGCTCCGGGTCGATGGAATTCTGGTTTCCACTGACACCACGATAAGCAGTAACCGATTCGACTTCTCTTTCGACACCAGAGCCTTCCACGACGGGACCCACATTCTGAGCGCCACTGTCTACGACCCCGACGGCAACTACGCCACCGCCTCGCAGAGCGCCGCCGTCGACAATTATCAGATTTATGTGAATATACTATATCCAGCGGGGGGCGGCGTTCTGGGGGGCACGGAGATCGTGAGGGCCTCTGTGCCGGCCTACGCGGTCAGGGGAGAGCTATATATCGACGGCGGCCTCCACTCGACCACCACTTCTCGCGTCTCGGGCGAGTTCAGGTTTGTGGTCGACACGAAAACCCTCAGGGACGGCCCACACGCGTTCACTGTGGTTGCAACCGATCCCGACGGCGGCACGGCCTCCCAGACCCTCACGGTCAATGTTGACAACTACCAAATCAGCGTTTCACTCCTGATCTCACCCGGAGGAGCTCTTCTGATGGGCAACCAAACGCTGATGGCCTATGCCCCATCCTATGCGACACACGGGGACTTCTACATCGACGGCGCACTTGTGTCGGTCGACTACACACTCACCCAGTCGGGCTCTCTTTACTACTTCTCTCACATCGTTGATACCGCAACGTTAAAGGACGGCCCCCACTCTCTGGTAGTAATAGCCTACGACCCGGAGGGGAACGGGGCCTCAGTGCAGACCACGATAACGATTGACAACTGGCGAATCTCCGTAAACATTACCTCCCCTTCCACAGGCTCGATGAAGTCCGGCATGGTGACTGTCTCGGCCACGGTTCCCCCATATGCAAAGAGGGGGGAGCTGTACGTCGACGGCCTCTTCTATGGTCAGACCGGCACAATCTCCGGAGGAGCCTATCTCTTCCAGCTCGACACCCGAAGCCTCATTGACGGCTGGCACTCGGTCGCCGTAAGGGCTTACGACCCGGACGGCGAGAGCGCCTACCATTCCGTATCGGTTCTTTTTGACAACACACCCCCCTCCCTAGCCAACGCGAGTGTCATATACCCGGCTGGGCTGGGCGCTGTGAAGAAGGGCGGCGTAGTCTCTTTGACAGTCGAGGCGGCTGACAAGGCCTCCGGCCTGGCGTGGGTCTGGTGTAACTTGACGAATCTGGGCTCAGTAAGCGTTCAGATGCACGACGATGGCCTCCACAACGATACCCGGTCAATGGACGGCATTTTCGGGAGCGGCGGAATCACGGTCAACGCTACTATGGGCTACCATCATGCCTTCATTACGGCAACCGACATGGCCGGGAACTCGGCGACCGTCACGGCGAAGGTGGCTGTCGACACGCACGACCCCCTCATAACAAACTCCTATTGCGTCTACCCCGCAGGGCAGTCTGCGGCGAAATTCGGGGACAGCGTGAGAATCGTCTCGAGGGTTGTTGACACGAAGATGACGGTGGACGTAGTTCTGGTCATAGACACATCCGGCTCAATGAGCGGCACACCGATAAGCGATGCAAAAACCGCCGCCAAGACATTCATCGGCAATCTCGGAGAGTACGACAGGGCCGCGATATACTCCTTCAATAATCCAGCGGGCCCGGGAGGAAACAAGCCGAAGCTGGAAGTGGCATTTACATCAGACAAGGCGACACTGAACTCCACCATCGACGCCCTGAGCGCGGACGACTGGACCCCGCTTTACGACACGATATACGAAGCGATTCAATACGCCAAGACCTCCCCCAACATGCCAGTGGTCATTATTCTTACAGACGGAAACGACGAACTCGCCGGAGGTGGACACAGCACCCACACCCTCCAGGACTGCAAGAACGCCTCCATACCCGTTTACACCATCGGCCTCGACCCCCAGTCCCCGCCATATCAGAAGCTCAATGAGACCGTTCTGAAGGAAATAGCCTACAGCTCCGATGGAGGCGCCTACTACCACGCCCCCAGCTCCTCCCAGCTCAAGCAGATCTACGAGGATTTGGCGATGGTGGTGGAGAAGATGGAGGTCGGCGGAATTTCTGAGGTGTGGTGCGACGCCTCACCGATTGGCGGCCCATCCTATATGGGCATGTTCGACGACGGTGCCCATGGAGATAGAGCCCCCAGCGACGGCTATTACGGAAGCGCGTGGATAACCGTTGGCTCGGCGGCCACGGCGGTATTCAATCTCACAGTGACGGCCCAGGACATCGCTGGAAATAGAGACAATGATGTTGCTTACGTTCTTCTTGACAACACCCCGCCCGTTCTCTCCAATATCGACGTGAGGTACGGCCCAGGGAAATGGTGGGCCGGGGACGGGGAGTCGATTTCAATCCTAGCAACGGTCAATGATCCTGGGAGCGTTGGGGGGGTGGGGAGCGTCGAGGTGGACACCTCGGCCATCGGCGGCCCCTCCTCCGTCGAGATGCTGGATGACGGAAGCGGAAACGACCAGACCCCAGGCGACGGGAGGTACACATCGAAGGGTGTGCTCGTTGCCACCGGCCGCGCAACCGGCATCTACACTTTCCGCGTAACAGCTCGAGATAACGCCTCCAATCGTGCCTCCCAGTCCGGGAACGTTTACATCGACAATGGCCGGCCCCTAGTCATCACAATCATCCAACCCCAGCCTGGCCAGTTCGTCGAGGGCCTTTTGACTGTCAGGGCGAGGGCCACGAACGCGGCCGCCGTCCAGACCATCGAGCTCGAGATTGGACCAGGCTCCATGCGCCTCAACACTCACTACAACGGGCTGAGCGGTTGCTTCGAAGCCTCACTCGACACCTCATCAATACCTGACGGGAGCTACTCTCTTTCCGTGTCGGGGCAGGACATCGCGGGCCATCCCATTGACCCGCCGGTTCCCCTGACCTTCAACGTGGACAACCACCCCCCATCCCTGAGGATCGCCTCGCCTCGCTCGGGGGACTTCGTTTCTGGTGTAGTCATAATCAACACATCCGGAACTTCTGACACATTCCTGAGCGCGGTCGAGTACAGCGTGGACGGGAGAGATTGGGTCTCGACGGGGGTTCCTTGGCAGACGCTGGAGGAGGAGGAGGGGCCCCACCTCATCGTAGTGCGCGCTATGGACAGGGCCGGCCACACCGTCCAGCAGACCCTGAAGGTGACCGTCGACAACAACAATCCGGTCTGCAGGATTGTATATCCGGGGGAGCGGGCAGTTGTGAGCGGTAAAATTGTGGTTGCGGTCAAGGCCTCGGACGGAGTAGGGATTCAAAGGGTGCTCGTGTCGGGCGCCGCCAGCGGCGAGGCGGACTGGAACTCTCAGAGCGGCTACTTCGAGTTCGAGCTGGACACTCGGGAGTTGACTGACGGAGGCTATACACTCGGAGCCTATGCAGAAGATTTCTCTGGCCGGACCGCGCAGGCTGCGCCCGTGATGTTCTATGTGGACAATCACGAACCCTCGCTCGTCGTGGAGAATCCACTGGACCATGGCCACGTTTCGGGTGTGGTGACCGTGAGTGCCGCTTCATACGACGGGCCATTCACATCAGACCTGAAGGTATCTTACAGAGTCGACGAGGGCGGCTGGGTGCGGATGGTTCACGGGGAGCTCTGGAGTGCCGACTGGGACACGGGTCTCATTTGCGACGGCCCCCACACGCTTACCATCCGCTCCGAAGACATCTCGGGCAGAGTTGTGCAGGTGACCCTCCTCGTCACCGTGGACAACCATGACCCGGAGTGCCAGCTCATCAGCCCCCTTGATGGAGAATATATCGAGAGGAGGTACGTTTTCCAGGCCCTCGCAGGAGACGATGTCGGGCTAGTCAGCGTGACGCTGAACCTCACCGGAATTGGCGATTTCCAGATGTCCTACAATGGTCTGACTGGGTTCTTCGAGCGCTCCCTGATTACGACGAAATTGCCGGACGGGCTCTACAGCGCCTCCGTGATTGCCGTCGACCGCTCCGGCAGGGAGACGCGTGCTGGACCCGTTGAATTCGGCGTGGACAACAACGCCCCATCGCTCGTTCTACTCAGGCCACGGGAGGGTGAGCCGATAACAGACATGGTCACTATAGAGTATGCGCTCACGGAAGGGCGGGGCGAGGGTGAGGAGGTCAGGGTAGTATACCGCATAGACACTGGTCCCTGGACCCCCGCAGACCAGAGCACGAGCGTCAGTGGCCTGCCGGACGGCCCCCACACCGTGACCGTCAAGGCCGAGGACGCCGCGGGGCATCTGACTGAGGTCAGTGTAACAATCTTCATTGACCGGGAGGGGCCAAGGCTACACATTATTGCACCGAGGAGCTCGCTCCAGACGAAAGGGGATGTGCCGGTGCGCCTGAGGGTTGAGGATGCGGTTGGAGTCAGGAGCGTCAGGTTGCTTCTTGACAACTCTACCTCTGAGGAGCTCTTCCTTAACGCCGCTACGGGCTTCTATGAAACCGAGCTCTCACTGGCCGGACTTCCCGACGGCCCGCACAACCTCACTGTGGTGGTCGAGGATCTCGCGAGCCATACGGCTGAAGCGAACACCACTGTCAGATTGGACACCACTGGACCTGAGATCGCGCTCTCCTCGCCCTCGGTGAGAGACAGACTCACCGGAAAAATAGAGTTCCGCGCCATGGTCTCGGATTCGGCTGGCGTCTCGCGTGTGTGCATAAGGCTCAAGAGCGGGGACTGGAGGGAGATGAGGCTCGACACCGACGGCCGTTATACCTTCACCTGGGACACAGGCCTCAATGACGACGGCTCCCATACAGTAGAGATTATGGCCGTCGACGCGCTCGGGAACGAGCGCATCGTCCCCTACGGCCTCTCGATTCAGAACCGGAGCCCCAATTTCATAGCAGACAATTTCGACTGGCTCCTGCTCCTGGTCTTGATCCTGGGCTTCGCGGCCGTGACCATCGCGGCACTCAGGAGGCCCGGGCGGGCGTTGCTGTATCCCGCGTATCCCGCAGGCCCAGCCCCCTCCGGTGCCCCTCCGCCAGCCCCTGGGGCTGAGAGGCCCCAACCCGCTCCAGCCACCGCACCTCCGCCCCAGCCATCGATTCCCTCCGTTCCCCCGCCTGAGCAAATGCCTGTACCTGTGCCCAGCCGGCCCGTGAGCAAACACGGGGAGGCTGAGGTCGAGGAACTCGAGATTCTAGAGATGGCCGAGCCACCCGCCCCCCCGCTCGGCCCGCGCGTCCCCCCAGCTCCCTCCAAGGCCCCGCGCAAGCTTCTCTCCTTCCTCAGACAAGCAAAGCCTGAACTGGTGAGTCCGCCACCCCAAGGGCCGGGAGAGGCGGGCTTCGTCGAGGTCGAAGAGGAGGGCGGGGTCGAAACGTTGGAGATGAAGGAGGCGTGGATGACGGGGGAATCCTTCCCCCCCGCAAAGGAGGTTCCGACGCAACTTCCCAGGGCGACGGGAGGAGGGGCGGGGTGGGAAGAGGACTTCGTGGAGGTTCCTGAGGAGCCCGAGCTCCGGCGGCCCGAGAACGCACCGAGCGAGCCTAGGCCCGCGATCCCTGGAGGTGCCGCCTTGCAAGTGGCTCCACAGACCCAGCCCAGGCCCCCCGTGGTTGCCCCACCCTCGAAGGGCATCACTCCTCTTGACAGCCTGCTGTTCTCCCAGCTCAAGGTGACTCGGACGGAGGAGGAGAGGGTCCGGAGGGGTCCGCCACCCGGATGGTATCATCCGAGGCCTGCCGAGATACCACCCCCATCTCCGCCGTCCCCGCCTCCCGCACCCAAGAGCGATGGAGTGGCCGTCGCACCGCCCGAAGCTCTCAAACCGGTTCCACCTGAGGCTAGGATGAGCCATAGGGAAAGGCAGAAGATGGAGGCGATGATGGAGGACCTTCTGGCGAAGGCTAGGAAGAGGAGGTGA
- a CDS encoding creatininase family protein → MVAIDLNRLTSTEFRRIVAKNPLVIIPVGAVEEHGPHLPLGTDSIQPEYISGRLANRLRGPVLIAPAIRYGCCSTTRNFPGTISISFDTLRALLSEVLSELCRNGVRRILVLSGHAGGAHMSALRLAGEGVVARWPELKLMVLSDYDIAYELRGKEFDERDGHAGTIETSRVMAIKPRLVKGGGVRSYDRPPRFIVSATPERWFPAGIVGDATAATKGKGQRINDYIVKALVELIKKSL, encoded by the coding sequence ATGGTCGCAATAGACCTCAACAGACTGACCTCGACGGAGTTTAGGAGGATTGTCGCGAAGAACCCTCTGGTCATTATTCCTGTGGGTGCGGTCGAGGAGCACGGGCCCCACCTCCCCTTGGGCACAGATTCAATTCAGCCCGAGTACATCTCCGGCAGACTGGCGAACAGACTTCGGGGACCGGTGCTAATTGCTCCCGCGATCCGCTACGGGTGCTGCTCGACTACGCGTAACTTTCCCGGGACAATATCGATCTCCTTCGACACACTCCGCGCCCTCCTTAGCGAGGTGCTTTCCGAGTTGTGCCGCAACGGTGTGCGCCGCATTCTCGTGCTCTCGGGCCATGCTGGAGGTGCACACATGAGCGCCCTCCGGCTCGCAGGAGAGGGGGTCGTGGCCCGCTGGCCCGAGCTCAAATTGATGGTTCTCTCAGATTATGATATCGCATACGAGCTGCGTGGAAAGGAGTTCGACGAGCGGGACGGGCATGCGGGAACAATAGAAACCTCCCGGGTAATGGCGATAAAACCCCGACTGGTGAAAGGAGGGGGCGTGAGGAGCTACGATAGACCGCCTAGATTCATAGTCAGCGCAACTCCGGAGAGATGGTTCCCTGCGGGGATCGTCGGCGACGCCACGGCCGCAACTAAGGGGAAGGGCCAACGGATAAACGACTACATCGTAAAAGCTCTCGTCGAGCTGATTAAGAAGAGCCTGTGA